A genomic stretch from Falco cherrug isolate bFalChe1 chromosome 1, bFalChe1.pri, whole genome shotgun sequence includes:
- the LOC102050034 gene encoding vasotocin-neurophysin VT, whose protein sequence is MQSERQGGRLPLARVAQLRAPSTMAEPSLPLSFLCLLALSSACYIQNCPRGGKRALADTALRQCMPCGPGNRGNCFGPGICCGAELGCYLGTAETQRCAEEDYLPSPCQAGGQPCGSGGRCAAPGICCTAETCAMDGSCLDEGSDGAQEAAEKNLTVLDGSAGDLLLKLMHLANRQQQQQGKHPLL, encoded by the exons ATGCAAAGCGAGCGGCAGGGCGGCCGGCTTCCCCTGGCACGCGTGGCACAGCTGCGGGCACCCTCCACCATGGCAGAGCCTTCGctgcccctctccttcctctgcctcctcgCCTTGTCCTCTGCCTGCTACATCCAGAACTGCCCCCGGGGCGGCAAGCGGGCGCTGGCTGACACAGCCCTCCGACAG TGCATGCCCTGCGGCCCCGGGAACAGAGGCAACTGCTTTGGCCCTGGCATCTGCTGTGGTGCAGAGCTTGGCTGCTACCTGGGCACGGCAGAGACCCAGCGCTGCGCCGAGGAAGACTACCTGCCTTCACCCTGCCAGGCTGGCGGCCAGCCCTGCGGCTCCGGCGGCCGCTGCGCTGCGCCCGGCATCTGCTGCACTGCCG AAACCTGTGCAATGGATGGCAGCTGCCTGGACGAAGGCAGCGACGGGGCTCAGGAGGCGGCGGAGAAGAACCTGACGGTGCTGGATGGCTCGGCCGGGGATCTGCTCCTCAAGCTCATGCACTTGGCGAaccggcagcagcagcagcagggcaagcaTCCCCTCCTCTGA